The Terriglobia bacterium nucleotide sequence AAGATCGGGATCGCGCGGGCGCCCCGCCCGTTATGGTCATCAATCAGGAGGCGGCCCGGCATCTGTCGAGCAGATTCGGGATGGCGAATCCGGTTGGACGAGCCGTTGGCATCGACTGGCCCGGCTACGGCACAAACCCAGGGTCCGGGGCGAAGGTGCAGATCGTGGGCGTGATTCGCAGCGAGCGTACCGGCGGATTGCACGCGCCGGAAGAACCGGTAGCCTATCTGCCTTTGGCCCAGGTCCCGCGGCAGGAGATCAAACTGGTGCTCAGCACAAAGACCGAGCCGTTGGCGGTAATGTCCGGCATTCGGGAAGCGGTGCGGCAGGTTGATCCCAACCTGCCCCTGGGCTATTGCCGCGGAGCATTTCCGCTGTTGGAGGCGGCGGTGGACGCGTCCTTGTCGAGCTGGACCAGTTGCGAGCCCGGCGGCTGATTGAGGACGAACTGCTCGTCGGTCAGCGGCTGGTTGATGGTCATCTTTTCGATCTTCAGGGTGACCGAATACTCTTCCTGCGGCCGCCAGACGCGGATCGTCGAGGGGAACAGAAGCCCGTCGAAATCCTTGAAATCAAAATAGGTGGCATCGGTGGCGAGATAGCCGTTGCGGTCGTAAACCCGCTGGCGGATCGGCATCAGGTCAACCCGGCTGAAGGTGATCCTGCGCGATAGATACCAGGAATGGTCGGTGCGAGTAATCACATCCACGTTGTAGTCGGGTTCCAAAACCCGCTTTTTGGTTTTCGGGTCCTCGATCGTCCGGTTGCCCTGTTCGAGGACGGCGATATCGTGCTCGGAATCGATGGGGTGCAGGAGCAAGGCGTCGTAGATATGCTGCGGGCGCAGGTTCTCCAGTGGCTTCTGCGACGGATGGACAACGGCATTGCTTCCGACCACGAATTTATTCACCGGCGGCACCCAGAGTTTGAAGAAGCTGCCGTCGCTCACCATGTCGAAGGCGCGATTGCGGACGATCGGCATCAGTCCGATCATGCGCAGCATGTTCGGCTGCCGCACCAGGATGTAACCCTTGATCTCCTTGTACTCCGTGATCTTGCCCTTCTTGGACCCGCCCGAAGAGGCCGCAATGTCAGCCGTGGAGTTGAGCGTCTGAATCTTGTTCGCCTGGGTGTTGATAGTGCTCACCAGCTGCTCGAGCGTGGCGGTCTGCAAGGGAGCATTACTGAGCAGGACCTGGGCGCGGTGGGAACGGAAAAGACAGCCGGCCAGCGGGAGAGCCAGCACGACTGCCAAGACGGCGCGGAGCGGAAAGCGAACGTTCATGCGGGACACGCAGTTAGATGAACAAAACAGTATACGAGAAGCGAAGTTGCGCGGCCGGGCGGAACAAAGTTGAAGGGTCAGCGCGAGTTGGCAAGGGTTCGGCGGTAGGCGGCGACATTGCGACTGTGTTCGTCCAGAGTGCGGGCAAAGCGGTGATGGCTGTTGCCGTCGCTGACGAAGTACAAGAAATCGGTCTTGGCCGGGTGTAGCGCGGCTTCCAGGGAAGCACGCCCGGGATTGGCAATCGGCCCCGGCGGCATTCCGGCGTGGCGGTACGTGTTGTAGGGCGAATCGAACTGCAGGTCGGACTGGTGGATGGCTCCGGTGTAGCGCCCGGAAACGAGCGCCGCATAGATGACAGTGGGGTCGGCGGCGAGCGCAATGTGGCGTTGCAGGCGATTGTAATAAACGCCCGCTACCATGGGGCGCTCCTCGGGAGCTGCTGTCTCTTTTTCGACGATCGACGCCATGGTGACAACGGCGTGAATGTCGGCGCAGCCGGCGGCGCCGGATTCCGATGACGACGGCGGCGGTTGCTGGCCGGCGCAGATCAGGCCCAATTGTGCGGCATCGCGGCGAAAGCGATGCACCATGACGGCGATCATGTCGTGCATGGACTGGGTGCGGGTGAACCCGTAGGTGTCGGGGAACAGGTAGCCTTCCAGGCTGGCAGCCTGGGGATCGAGATCGCGGATAAAAGCGACATCCTCTTTGGCGGCGATGAGAAAATCCTTGGCCGATCCGAGCCCGGCAAGCTGCACCACGCCCGCAATGTCGTACAAGTTATAACCCTCGGGAATCGTAATGGTGTGGACGAAGATGTCGCCGCGGGCGAGACGATCGTGAATCTGCCGCGCGGTGGCGGGCTGGTCGAACTTGTACTCGCCGGCCTTGAGGGTGCTGCCGAGAGCGTAATGCATTAGCAGGAAGGCGCGCGCGCTGCGGATGACGCCGGCAGATTGCAGTTCGGCGGCGATGCGGCGGCTGGAGGAGCCCGGGCGCAGAAGAACGAACTGCGTGCCGCTGGGCTGGACGGGCAGGTAGAGCGCCCAGGCCAGCCAGAGGGCGGCGACGAGAACGAGGATCAGAAAAAGTGTGGAAAAAACGCGCATTCCGACCTTAGTTTAGATGATTGCAGGGAGTCTTCAGTCGTCAGTCTTCAGTCTTCAGGCGTAAGACTTTGGAGAGTTGATCGTCAGTCGTCAGTCGTCAGTCGTCAGTCGTCAGTCTTCAGTCGTCGGTCTTCAGTCGTCAGTCTTCAGTCGTCAGTCGCGTCAGTCGTCAGTCTTCAGTCTTCAGTCTCCGGGCGTCAGTCTTCGGGCGTCAGGCGTCAGGCTTCAGTCGTCAGGCGTCGGGCGTCAGGCTTGGGTCGCTAAGGCTACAATTTCCGGTCTCAACTTGTCGTGGAGGTGAAACATGAGCGGATCTTATGGTGATCTTAAAGTTTGGCAAAAAGCCATGGAACTCGTTTATCGGGTTTACGAGGCTACCCAGTCCTTTCCAAAACATGAACTCTATGGGCTGGTAAGCCAGTTGCGGCGGGCGGCAGTTTCCATACCAAGCAACATTGCCGAGGGCAAGGGGCGATCCGGTGATCCGGAGATGATCGTGTTCTTTTGCCACGCCCGCGGCTCAATTCACGAAGTCGAGACGCAGGTCCTAATTTCAAAGCACCTCAAGTACCTGGATGAGGTGCAATCGCACGAACTGCTGGAGCGCGCGGGTGAAGTTGCACGTATGTTGAATGGCCTCATGACGGCACTGACCGTCACCGCCTGACGACTGATGCCTGAGGACTGAAGACTGACGACTGACGACTGAAGACTGACGACTGAAGACTGAAGACTGGCTGAAGACTGAAGACCGACGCCTGACGACTAGGTTTTGGAGTGTGCGTCGAGGTAGGACTGGAGGATGAGCACGGCGGCCATGCGATCCACGGCGGCGGCACGCTTGGCAATGCTGAGTTCCATTTCGCGGAGCAAGCGATTGGCCTGAACCGAGGTCAGGCGCTCATCCCACAGGTGCACCGGCAAGGAGAAGCGCTGGCGGAGTTCCTCGGCAAAGGCCGCGACCTTTTCCGATTGCCGGCCCTCGGCGCCGCTCATGCGCAACGGGTACCCGACGACGAGTTCGCAGACATCGTGGTCGAGAATGGCGCGTTCGAGAAGGCCGAAGTCGGTGCGCTTGTTCTTGCGGCGAACGGTTGCCAGGCCTTGGGCGGTGATGCCGAGCGGGTCGGAAACGGCCAAGCCGATGGTTTTGGACCCGACATCGAGGCCGAGAATGCGGCGGTGCGGGGAGTGCGCAGATTGGTCCGGAACGGAAGAGGTGGGATGCTGTTGACCGGACACAGCTATATTATAGGCTCACACATCGGAGTGAGTGGGCGGCGATGGCAAGCAAGCGCGGCGAGGGAGATCCGGAAGTGCTGCACGAGGCGGTGGACGATGAATCGCGGCCGCAGCGCGTCGTAGGACTTCCGCGGACGCAGGAAGAAGCGGACGAACTGCACCGGCAGATGCGCGCCAGTGCGTCAGCCACCATGGTGCTGGGGGTGCTGGCGGGGCTGTCGGTGTTCTATTTCGCCAAACTGCCGATCATCGTCCTGCTGATTTCGATCCTGCTGGCATTTATCCTGGCGCCGCTGGCGGACCTGTTTCAACGCATCCGGCTGCCGCGCTCGCTGGCGGCCCTGATTGCCGTGCTGCTGTTTATGGCCGTGTTGTACGGGATCGGTCAGGTGTCCTACAACAAGGCGGTCTCGTTCAGCCATGACCTGCCGAAATATTCCGGAAGGATCAGGTCGGTGCTTGGGCGGGTTCGTCAGCAGGCCCAGGAATTCCGGAAGACCACGTCGTCGGTAATGCCGGAAGAGGAAAAGCAGGCGGCGAACGCCCCCAAGTTCACGGTCCAGCAGGAGAAAGACTGGACCGAATACCTGAGCGGGGGACTGGGGCCCACCATCGAGATCGTCTTTGCGGCATCCTTCATTCCTTTCCTCACCTACTTCATGTTGAGTTGGCAGGACCACGTGCGCTCGGCCACGGTGATGTTGTTCCGCATGAAGAACCGCAACACGGCCTATGTGACGCTGGGGCTGATGGCGAGCATGATTCGGAGGTTCATCGTCGGCAACGTGCTGGTCGGCTTGTTTATCGGCGCCATGAGCACGGTCATCTTCGGCGCCCTGCACCTGCCGTACTTTTACTTTATCGGCTTCATGAGCGGGTTCCTCAGCCTGGTGCCGTACCTGGGCGTGCTGCTGGCGGCGGTTCCGCCGCTGCTTTCCGGGATCGGGCAGATCGGTGGCGGAGGCATCGTCGCCATTCTCATGACCGTGCTCGGGTTGCACCTTTTCGCGCTGAATGTGCTGTACCCGAAGTTCCTGGGCAGCCGGCTGCAACTGAACCCGCTGGCGGTCACGTTGTCGCTGCTGTTCTGGGGATGGTTGTGGGGCGCGATGGGACTGGTGCTGGCGGTGCCCATGACCGCCGCCATCAAGATTGTTTTCGATCACATCGAGACGCTGCGCGGTTACGGCTCGTGGCTAAGTGAGTGAAGCAGGCTTCAGGCTTACGCTTTGCGTCTCACAAGCTTCACGTTTCAGGTCAGCCACCGCCGGAATGCTGCATGGAGAGAGTGGTTGGTGCCCAGATCGGCACTTGCCGCGCCCTATTAGTTTGACATGATAAGCGTAGGAATGATTTTCTCGGTTCGACTCCGCAGCGGGTCGGCCCCCTCCGAGTGAATCAGGAAGCGACCGATGCCGCAAAGAGTCAGCGAGTATAAGGGCTTTGCACAGAGCAGCGCCGCTCTTAAGCGGTTGGATCGACAGGATTGGTACCGCTGGGCCTGTATCCTGACTATCACGCTCGTAGAATTGTTCGGGCTATGGTCTCTCGCCAGACCCGGAATTAAGACCTCCCTCTTTGAGCAGGACGCACTCGAAAGAGGAATTTTCGGCCTCTTCGGGCTGGTGCTCCTGTTTGCAGTATTTGCGGCTTACCAACAGTTCCTGATCGCCGGGCTGCGTCGCCGACTCGCCGCTCAAATTGGGATGAACGCGACTCTGGAAATGCTGAGACCCGCAGCGACGTCGGAATCTCCGGTCGCCGAACGACGCCAGATTCAGCGCTATCACTTTGACCAAATGCTGAAGATCGCCCTGTTAGTACGCGGGCGGGAAACCACCTTGAGCGGGTGGACGGCGGATATCAGTGACGGCGGTGTGGGTGCAGTGATCCCGGAGGTACTTCCGCCGGGAACGCGGTCAACGATTCGATTCCGCACCGAGCGGGACAGTCCCGAACTGGTTATCGAAGCGGTGATCCGCCACCAGCGCGGATTCCACCACGGATTCGAGTTCGTAAGTCTCACGTCGGACCAGCTTCGACAAATCCGCGCGGCGTACGTCGGGGCGGTACCTTTCCGAGATCTGTACCAGGACACGCCACCGGCAGAAACGAAAAGCGCGGCTCGTGGCCGCGCTTCTGGAAAACAATAATAAGAAGATGGTTTCAGGCTTCCGCGACGGTCTCCGGAAAGCGGAGCTTGGATTTGGACAGCGTCTTGGAAAGCAGTTGTTCGACCTGGAGCTCGTCGCAGTTCTTGGCCATGGCCAGCTCGCTGACCAGCAGGTAGCGGGCACGTTCCAGCATCTTCTTTTCGCGGAACGATAGAGGTTTGCTCTGCGCCAGCAGCAGCAAGCCTTTGAGCACGGCCGCTACTTCCAGCAGCGAGCCGGTACGCATCTTTTCCGAGTTCTCCTTGAAGCGGTACTTCCAATCGCTATGGTTGCAGCACTTGCCGTCGGTGAGAAAATCGATGACCTTCTGCACGTCGCCATTGCGAATCACCCGCCGCAGCCCGACACTGGCCACGTTGTGGAAGGGCACCATCACCTTCAAGCTGCTGGACTTGATTTTCAGGAGGTAAAAGCGCTCGACGCTGGCGCCAATGGTGCGGCTGCTGATCTGTTCGATGGTTCCTACGCCGTGGTTGGGATAGACGACTTTGTCCCCGATATCGAAGTTCAGATTCGCGTTGCTGATCATCAAGGGCACCTGCGAGATTTGGTAGGTGGCTCTGGCTGAGGGAGAACGACTATTAATATATCGTAAATCGAGCAAAACGTCAAACGGGCCTATGACTTACCGGAGTTGCGTGGAGCAATGGTTTAAAATCGGCAGAAGCCCGCCGAAAGCGGCGCAAATTGCCATGGCAACGGCGTCCGGCCCCCTTCTCCTGAGGGATCGTTCTATAATCACAGGATGTCATCCGCGGTGGGGTGCTCTCCGCTGCCGCGCTGACCAGCAGGCCGCTGACCTGAGCGGCGGAGACCGTCGACTTTACATGCCAGAACACATCAAGAAAAAGCTTACCGAAGAGATTCGAACGCTGGAACGCGAATTGAATCACGAACTCCCGAAGGAGTTGAAGAAAGCCGTCGCCATGGGAGACTTGAGCGAAAACGCCGAGTATCACATGGCCAAGCAGCGGCAGGAATACGTCCGCGCGCGGCTGGGACAGCTCAAGAAGAGGATGGCCGAGTTGTCGCTGGTCAACATGAACAACATACCCCGGGACAAGGCGGCCCTGGGATCGACGGTAAGAGTGTATGACTCCACCAAGGACGAGCAGATCGAGTACAAGCTGGTGACCAGCGAGGAATCCGACATCAGCAAGGGACTGATCTCCACCACCTCGCCGATCGGGCGCGCCCTGATGGGAAAAAAGGCCGGAGATACGGCGACGGTGGTCACGCCCTCGGGCAATCGTGAGATGGAAGTGCTCTCGCTGCTGACCATCCACGATGAAGCGGAGCAAGACTAGTCATGAGTTGGACGAGCGTAGTCGGGCACGGGAGCAAAGTAATTCTGCACAAGATCGTGCACGGGCTGGCGCTCACCAAGATCAATCCCAACTACCTGACGTTCCTGGGCCTGTTGATCAACCTGGGCGCGGGCGTGCTGTTCGGCTACGCCAACGCCGAAAATCAGGCGCGCATGTTTCGTTACGCCGCGCTGGTGATCATTGCCGCCGGCATCTTCGACATGGTGGACGGGCGCGTGGCCCGGGCGACCGGACAGGTCACCGACTTCGGCGGATTCTTCGATTCGGTGATCGATCGTTACAGCGATGTGGCGCTCTATTTCGGCTTGCTGGTGTATTACGCGCGCGGCAACCGGTTCTTCTATGTTGTGCTCACCGCCGTGGTCATGGTCACGTCGGTCATGATCAGCTACACGCGCGCCCGCGCCGAGACGCTGATTGGCAAGTGCAAGGTCGGATTCATGGAACGGCCGGAACGCATCGTGCTGGTGATCATCGGCGCATGCTTCAACCGCATGGCGCCGGTGCTGTGGGTGATTGCCGTCATCGGAAACATCACCGTCATCCACCGCATCGTTCACACCTACGGGCAGACGCGGGAGCGCGACCTCTCCCGCCTGCGTGAGCCCGAACCGATCGAGCAGGAGTGGGCGCCCAAGTAGCGGGTGCACCCGGCTGCTACTCAATTCTCCCCTCCAGCCGCGCTATGATGGGTGGCTCGGAACCAATCAGCGGGGCGAGGCAGCGGAGAAACCTGTTTGTCCAACCAGCCGATCCTTGTGGTCCACGGCGGCGCGTGGGCGATTCCTGACGACATGGTGGAAGCGCATCTCCAGGGTGTCCGCCACGCCGTGGATGCCGGCTGGAAGGTGCTGGAGCGCGGCGGGTCGGCGCTGGATGCGGTCGAAGCGGCTATCGTGGTCATGGAGGACGACGAAACCTTCGACGCCGGGCGCGGCAGTTTTCTCACCCGCGACGGGCGCGTGCAACTGGACGCGCTGATGATGGATGGACGGACGCTGCGCGCCGGCGGCGTCGGTTGCGTCGAGCACATTCGTCATGCCATCCATGCGGCGCGCAAGGTGCTGGAGGAAAGTCACCACGTTTACCTGGTTGCGCAGGGCGCGGAAGCGTTTGCGCAGGAGCATGGGATCGAACTCATCAGCAATGAGGAGCTCATCATCCCGCGCGAAGTCGAGCGCTTAAGGGAAGCGCAGCAAAAGGAAGTGGCGGGCGAAAAGCACGAGCTCTTCGCCTCGCCGACGACCTCGCACGATACGGTGGGGGCGGTCGCCCTGGATTCGAACGGCAACATCGCGGCCGGTACCTCCACCGGCGGCACGCTCAACAAAACGCCGGGCCGGGTGGGCGATTCCTCGCTGATCGGCTGCGGCTGCTTTGCCGACAACGAAAGTGCCGCCTGCTCGACGACCGGCTGGGGCGAGCCGATGATGAAGCTCGTGCTCGCAAAGTGGGCCGCCGACCGGGTCCTGGCGGGCCACGACCCGGCCAAGGTCGCACCCGATGCCATCCACTACCTGCACCGGCGCTTGCATGGCCACGGCGGCATCATCCTGCTGGACGGCAAGGGACGTTTCGGCCTGGCGCACAATACTCCGCGCATGGCCTGGGCAGTGCGCAGGGGGGACCGGCAGGAGCAAGGGATCACGGTGCCCCGCGATACGGCCATGGCCCCTTAGTACTACATGTATGCCGAGCCGCGCCGGCGCTTGCTTTCCCAATGGTTTCTGATATAAAACCCTGCCACATTGCCTGCACTATTTTTGGTGCCATTGATTCCCGGTGTGAACCGAACCGGGAGGGCCTCGATTCGTGTCTACGGTGTGCTGGTCAGCGTGTGAAAGGGGATGGAACGATGAGGCAAGTGACGAAGGTGTGCCTGGTAGTTATTGCGACGTTGCTGATTGCCGCCAGCGCCGCCGCGCAGTCGGCCGCAACCGCTCAATTGCACGTAACAGTGCGGGATCCGAAGGGCGCGGTGGTAAAGAACGCGACCGTCACCTTGCTCAACGAAGCTCGCAACATCGAGCGCGCGGGGACCAGCAACATCGAAGGCGACTATCAGTTTCTCGCCATTCCGCCGGGGCAATACACGATTACCGTGCAGGCGGCCGGGTTCGCGAAAATGGTCGCCAGGGACGTGACCGTCACCATCGGGCAGACCGCGGAAGTGCCGGTCACCCTGCAGGTGGCTTCCGTGGCGTCCATCATCAATGTGACCACCGAAGCGGAGCTGGTGGAGACACAGCGCACCGCGAGCACCACCACGATTGACCAGCAGCAGATCGACAATCTGCCGATCAACGGGCGGAACTACATCAATTTCACGCTGACCGACTCCAAGCTGGCGCGCGACAACACGCCCAATATCCCGGTGGCGCCCACCTCGGGCCTGAACTTCGGCGGACAGCGCGCTCGCGCCAACCTGGTCAACGTGGACGGCGCCGATGCGGGGGACAACTCGACGAATGGCATCCGCTCCACGGTTTCGCAAGAAGCGGTGCAGGAATTCCAGATCATCACCAACAACTACGCCGCCGAATATGGGCGCGCGTCGGGCGGCGTGGTCAACATCATCACCAAGTCCGGGACCAACGCGTTTCACGGCAGCGCATTCGGATATTTGCGCAATCGCGACATCCAGGCAGTCAATCACTTCAGCAACGTGCCTGACCCGGCCTATACACGGGTGCAAGCTGGACTTGCCGCCGGCGGGCCGATCAAGAAGGACCGCACGTTCTTTTATTTCTCGTATGAGACGACGCGGCGGCGCGAAACCGGATTCTCCAACATCGGCGCCAACAACTTTGACTTGGTGTCATTTAATACCACTCCCCTTGCGCCTCTCCTCGGGGGCTTAAATCTGGGAACCGTGCTGCTTACTCCCGCTCAAGTCAGCTTTGTTACAAAACTGGCGGGGTTCGTACCGCTGGCGCCTGCCTCGTATGCCCCGGCGCTGGCGGGCATGTTAGGCGCGGCCGGCGGCGCTTCCGGCGTGGCGCTGAACGGCGTGTTGCCGAATGCCGGGATTCTGGCGGTGATGGCCGGCAACGGCATTCCGACAGCGGGTTGCGTTGCCGCCTCGCTGCGCTGCTTCCCCAGTTCCGGCGCTCCGATTCCGGGTTTCGGTACCTCGTATTTCCCGCTGCAGTCCGAGATCGGCAACTTCCCCATTACCGAAGGTACGACGCTGGTATCGCTGCGTTTGGACCACCGCCTCACGAGCACCCAGCAACTCATGTTGCGCGCCAATGTAAGCCCGAGCACGTCCACGGGC carries:
- a CDS encoding ABC transporter permease, coding for DRVLAAGRHVVLDIEIQGARSVRKAYPTPESVAIFILPPSAAALVSDGRIIGLLEGGSAPEVKERLSVRLKLVDPWYFGTLQIPVESGRGIEDRDRAGAPPVMVINQEAARHLSSRFGMANPVGRAVGIDWPGYGTNPGSGAKVQIVGVIRSERTGGLHAPEEPVAYLPLAQVPRQEIKLVLSTKTEPLAVMSGIREAVRQVDPNLPLGYCRGAFPLLEAAVDASLSSWTSCEPGG
- the mltG gene encoding endolytic transglycosylase MltG, with amino-acid sequence MRVFSTLFLILVLVAALWLAWALYLPVQPSGTQFVLLRPGSSSRRIAAELQSAGVIRSARAFLLMHYALGSTLKAGEYKFDQPATARQIHDRLARGDIFVHTITIPEGYNLYDIAGVVQLAGLGSAKDFLIAAKEDVAFIRDLDPQAASLEGYLFPDTYGFTRTQSMHDMIAVMVHRFRRDAAQLGLICAGQQPPPSSSESGAAGCADIHAVVTMASIVEKETAAPEERPMVAGVYYNRLQRHIALAADPTVIYAALVSGRYTGAIHQSDLQFDSPYNTYRHAGMPPGPIANPGRASLEAALHPAKTDFLYFVSDGNSHHRFARTLDEHSRNVAAYRRTLANSR
- a CDS encoding four helix bundle protein, with product MSGSYGDLKVWQKAMELVYRVYEATQSFPKHELYGLVSQLRRAAVSIPSNIAEGKGRSGDPEMIVFFCHARGSIHEVETQVLISKHLKYLDEVQSHELLERAGEVARMLNGLMTALTVTA
- the ruvX gene encoding Holliday junction resolvase RuvX encodes the protein MSGQQHPTSSVPDQSAHSPHRRILGLDVGSKTIGLAVSDPLGITAQGLATVRRKNKRTDFGLLERAILDHDVCELVVGYPLRMSGAEGRQSEKVAAFAEELRQRFSLPVHLWDERLTSVQANRLLREMELSIAKRAAAVDRMAAVLILQSYLDAHSKT
- a CDS encoding AI-2E family transporter — encoded protein: MASKRGEGDPEVLHEAVDDESRPQRVVGLPRTQEEADELHRQMRASASATMVLGVLAGLSVFYFAKLPIIVLLISILLAFILAPLADLFQRIRLPRSLAALIAVLLFMAVLYGIGQVSYNKAVSFSHDLPKYSGRIRSVLGRVRQQAQEFRKTTSSVMPEEEKQAANAPKFTVQQEKDWTEYLSGGLGPTIEIVFAASFIPFLTYFMLSWQDHVRSATVMLFRMKNRNTAYVTLGLMASMIRRFIVGNVLVGLFIGAMSTVIFGALHLPYFYFIGFMSGFLSLVPYLGVLLAAVPPLLSGIGQIGGGGIVAILMTVLGLHLFALNVLYPKFLGSRLQLNPLAVTLSLLFWGWLWGAMGLVLAVPMTAAIKIVFDHIETLRGYGSWLSE
- a CDS encoding PilZ domain-containing protein — its product is MPQRVSEYKGFAQSSAALKRLDRQDWYRWACILTITLVELFGLWSLARPGIKTSLFEQDALERGIFGLFGLVLLFAVFAAYQQFLIAGLRRRLAAQIGMNATLEMLRPAATSESPVAERRQIQRYHFDQMLKIALLVRGRETTLSGWTADISDGGVGAVIPEVLPPGTRSTIRFRTERDSPELVIEAVIRHQRGFHHGFEFVSLTSDQLRQIRAAYVGAVPFRDLYQDTPPAETKSAARGRASGKQ
- a CDS encoding CarD family transcriptional regulator, which produces MISNANLNFDIGDKVVYPNHGVGTIEQISSRTIGASVERFYLLKIKSSSLKVMVPFHNVASVGLRRVIRNGDVQKVIDFLTDGKCCNHSDWKYRFKENSEKMRTGSLLEVAAVLKGLLLLAQSKPLSFREKKMLERARYLLVSELAMAKNCDELQVEQLLSKTLSKSKLRFPETVAEA
- a CDS encoding transcription elongation factor GreA, which encodes MPEHIKKKLTEEIRTLERELNHELPKELKKAVAMGDLSENAEYHMAKQRQEYVRARLGQLKKRMAELSLVNMNNIPRDKAALGSTVRVYDSTKDEQIEYKLVTSEESDISKGLISTTSPIGRALMGKKAGDTATVVTPSGNREMEVLSLLTIHDEAEQD
- a CDS encoding CDP-alcohol phosphatidyltransferase family protein; translation: MSWTSVVGHGSKVILHKIVHGLALTKINPNYLTFLGLLINLGAGVLFGYANAENQARMFRYAALVIIAAGIFDMVDGRVARATGQVTDFGGFFDSVIDRYSDVALYFGLLVYYARGNRFFYVVLTAVVMVTSVMISYTRARAETLIGKCKVGFMERPERIVLVIIGACFNRMAPVLWVIAVIGNITVIHRIVHTYGQTRERDLSRLREPEPIEQEWAPK
- a CDS encoding isoaspartyl peptidase/L-asparaginase, which produces MSNQPILVVHGGAWAIPDDMVEAHLQGVRHAVDAGWKVLERGGSALDAVEAAIVVMEDDETFDAGRGSFLTRDGRVQLDALMMDGRTLRAGGVGCVEHIRHAIHAARKVLEESHHVYLVAQGAEAFAQEHGIELISNEELIIPREVERLREAQQKEVAGEKHELFASPTTSHDTVGAVALDSNGNIAAGTSTGGTLNKTPGRVGDSSLIGCGCFADNESAACSTTGWGEPMMKLVLAKWAADRVLAGHDPAKVAPDAIHYLHRRLHGHGGIILLDGKGRFGLAHNTPRMAWAVRRGDRQEQGITVPRDTAMAP